The DNA region TTCCGCGGGAACGGGAAAGAGCGGGCGCCCTAGCGCCTCTTTTTCTTCTTGTTCTGCGTGGTCGCTTGCGCCGCCCGCTCTTCCAGGGCCTTGGCCACCACCCGGCTCATCTCCTCGGCGGGCGCGGGCTTGCCCGTCCAGATCTCGAACTGGCGCGCCCCCTGGTGGACGAACATCTCCGTCCCCGGGACCACCTCCAGGCCGCGGGCGCGGGCCAGCTTGGCCATCCGGGTCTCGGCCGGGCCGTAGACCATCTCGAAGAAGAGGCGCGCCTTCAGCTCTTTTTCCTTCAGCAGCACCCCGCGGCCGCCGCCCATGCCCACGGG from Terriglobales bacterium includes:
- a CDS encoding shikimate dehydrogenase, whose product is GAGGAARAAVFGLKERGAEVYVLNRTPRPGKLLARQARAKAISRRDLKKLSFDVIVNATPVGMGGGRGVLLKEKELKARLFFEMVYGPAETRMAKLARARGLEVVPGTEMFVHQGARQFEIWTGKPAPAEEMSRVVAKALEERAAQATTQNKKKKRR